The Saccharopolyspora gloriosae genome has a segment encoding these proteins:
- a CDS encoding acyl-CoA dehydrogenase family protein, with protein MDFGYDARTEEFRGKLTEFMDEHIYPAEPVLHEQLAASADPWAHAPIIEDLKAKAKDAGLWNLFLPGEHGAGLTNLQYAPLAEIMGRSPHLAPEVFNCSAPDTGNMEVLSEFGTEAQRDRWLKPLLSGEIRSAFCMTEPEVASSDATNIGTRIERDGDSYVINGRKWWSSGAMSPRCKILVVMGKSDPDAQRHRQQSQILVPVDTPGVQIKRGMHVFGYHDGDHGGHAEIVFDDVRVPAENIISGEGEGFAIAQARLGPGRIHHCMRAIGMAERALELMCRRALARSAFGGPIADQGVVQQWIADARISIETNRLLTLKTAWLMDTVGNRGAHTEIQSIKVAVPEMVTRIVDRAIQAHGAAGVSQDTPLASLYAHARTLHIVDGPDEVHRRSLARRELKQYR; from the coding sequence ATGGACTTCGGCTACGACGCCCGCACCGAGGAATTCCGCGGCAAGCTCACGGAATTCATGGACGAGCACATCTATCCGGCGGAACCGGTGCTGCACGAGCAGCTCGCCGCGTCAGCCGACCCGTGGGCGCACGCGCCGATCATCGAGGACCTGAAGGCGAAGGCCAAGGACGCCGGACTGTGGAACCTGTTCCTGCCGGGTGAGCACGGCGCGGGCCTGACGAATCTCCAGTACGCGCCGCTGGCCGAGATCATGGGACGCAGCCCGCACCTGGCTCCGGAAGTGTTCAACTGTTCGGCGCCGGACACCGGCAACATGGAGGTGCTGTCCGAGTTCGGCACCGAGGCGCAGCGCGACCGGTGGTTGAAACCCCTGCTGTCCGGGGAGATCCGCTCCGCGTTCTGCATGACCGAACCGGAGGTCGCGTCCTCCGACGCCACCAACATCGGCACCCGGATCGAGCGCGACGGCGACTCGTACGTCATCAACGGCCGCAAGTGGTGGTCGTCCGGGGCGATGAGCCCGCGCTGCAAGATCCTCGTCGTGATGGGCAAGTCCGACCCGGACGCGCAGCGGCACCGGCAGCAGAGCCAGATCCTGGTGCCCGTCGACACTCCCGGCGTGCAGATCAAGCGCGGCATGCACGTGTTCGGCTACCACGACGGTGATCACGGCGGGCACGCCGAGATCGTGTTCGACGACGTGCGGGTACCGGCCGAGAACATCATCTCCGGTGAGGGCGAAGGCTTCGCGATCGCGCAGGCCAGGCTCGGGCCGGGACGCATCCACCACTGCATGCGCGCCATCGGCATGGCAGAGCGCGCACTGGAGCTCATGTGCCGGCGTGCGCTGGCGCGTTCCGCGTTCGGCGGGCCGATCGCCGATCAGGGCGTGGTGCAGCAGTGGATCGCCGACGCGCGCATCAGCATCGAGACGAACCGGCTGCTCACGCTGAAGACGGCGTGGCTGATGGACACCGTCGGCAACAGGGGCGCGCACACCGAGATCCAGTCCATCAAGGTGGCGGTGCCGGAGATGGTGACCCGGATCGTGGACCGAGCGATCCAGGCGCACGGCGCCGCCGGGGTCAGCCAGGACACTCCGCTGGCTTCGCTGTACGCGCACGCCCGCACCCTGCACATCGTGGACGGACCGGACGAGGTGCATCGCCGCTCCCTGGCCCGCCGCGAACTCAAGCAGTACCGCTGA
- a CDS encoding phosphotransferase family protein: MSDDLPGLDLTRLREHLDRELPGLVTGPLTAQLVQGGRSNLTYIVGDGAQNWVVRRPPLGHVLATAHDMSREHRVMSALAGTSVPVPRTHLLCQDDDVLGAPFYVMEYVPGTVYRSPELTTNLSVEQRRDLSLRLIDVLADLHTLDPEQVGLGDFGRPDGFLERQVRRWSKQLAASRSRELDDIERLAELLGARVPATRHTGIVHGDYRLDNVLVGDSLEISAVLDWEMATLGDPLTDVGLLAVYWEGLDGIKNNPIAKGIGPEYEFPPVRELWQRYAERSGIDLSDVEWYRAFGFFKLAVISEGIHYRYAHGQTVGDGFEHVGALVPHLVSQGLSALDEEA; encoded by the coding sequence ATGAGCGACGACCTGCCCGGACTCGACCTCACCCGGCTGCGCGAGCACCTCGACCGCGAACTGCCCGGTCTCGTGACCGGGCCGCTGACGGCGCAGCTCGTGCAGGGCGGCCGCTCGAACCTCACTTACATCGTCGGCGACGGTGCGCAGAACTGGGTGGTGCGCCGCCCGCCGCTGGGGCACGTGCTGGCCACCGCGCACGACATGAGCCGGGAGCACCGGGTGATGTCGGCGCTGGCGGGCACGTCGGTGCCGGTGCCGCGCACGCACCTGCTGTGCCAGGACGATGACGTGCTCGGCGCCCCGTTCTACGTGATGGAGTACGTGCCGGGCACGGTGTACCGCTCTCCCGAACTCACCACGAACTTGAGCGTCGAGCAGCGCCGGGACTTGTCGCTGCGACTGATCGACGTGCTCGCCGACCTGCACACGCTCGACCCGGAGCAGGTCGGGCTGGGCGACTTCGGTCGCCCGGACGGGTTCCTGGAACGGCAGGTCCGCCGGTGGAGCAAGCAGCTCGCCGCGTCCCGCAGCCGCGAGCTCGACGACATCGAACGGCTCGCCGAACTGCTCGGTGCCCGGGTGCCCGCCACCCGGCACACCGGGATCGTGCACGGCGACTACCGGCTGGACAACGTGCTCGTCGGGGACTCGCTGGAGATCAGCGCGGTGCTGGACTGGGAGATGGCCACGCTCGGAGATCCGCTCACCGATGTGGGGCTGCTGGCCGTGTACTGGGAAGGGCTCGACGGCATCAAGAACAACCCCATCGCCAAGGGAATCGGGCCGGAGTACGAGTTCCCGCCGGTCCGCGAGCTGTGGCAGCGCTACGCCGAGCGCAGCGGCATCGATCTGTCCGATGTGGAGTGGTATCGGGCGTTCGGATTCTTCAAGCTCGCGGTGATCAGCGAGGGCATCCACTACCGCTACGCCCACGGCCAAACCGTCGGCGACGGCTTCGAGCACGTCGGGGCGCTGGTCCCGCACCTGGTCTCCCAGGGCCTGTCCGCACTCGACGAGGAGGCATGA
- a CDS encoding HAD family phosphatase: MVSSGPSIKAVIFDYGGVLTTQGRVAINAWTRAERIKPEMFSAALKEWLSRSAPAGTPIHRLETGEISGAEFDRLLAARLRTEDDEPVDPDGLMARMFSYMRPDEAMHRLVADLRDAGLRTALLSNSWGNNYPWDTLDGMFELAVISSEVGLRKPDPRIYELTLERLGLRPPEAVFVDDGAPNIEAAERLGLHCVLHTDAAKTRAELSGLLPRLGPDIAEETE; encoded by the coding sequence ATGGTGTCCAGCGGCCCTTCGATCAAAGCGGTGATCTTCGACTACGGCGGGGTGCTGACCACGCAGGGCCGGGTCGCGATCAACGCGTGGACCCGCGCCGAACGGATCAAGCCGGAGATGTTCTCGGCGGCGCTCAAGGAATGGCTGTCCCGCAGCGCCCCGGCGGGCACGCCGATCCACCGGCTGGAGACCGGCGAGATCTCCGGCGCCGAGTTCGACCGGTTGCTCGCGGCGCGGCTGCGCACCGAGGACGACGAGCCCGTCGACCCGGACGGCCTGATGGCGCGGATGTTCTCCTACATGCGGCCCGACGAGGCGATGCACCGGCTGGTCGCGGACCTGCGCGACGCGGGCCTGCGCACGGCGCTGCTGTCGAACAGCTGGGGCAACAACTACCCGTGGGACACCTTGGACGGAATGTTCGAGCTGGCCGTCATCTCCAGCGAGGTGGGCCTGCGCAAACCGGACCCGCGGATCTACGAGCTCACCCTCGAACGGCTCGGCCTGCGCCCGCCGGAGGCCGTGTTCGTCGACGACGGCGCCCCGAACATCGAGGCCGCCGAACGCCTCGGCCTGCACTGCGTGCTGCACACCGACGCCGCCAAGACCCGTGCCGAGCTGAGCGGACTGCTGCCACGGTTAGGACCCGACATCGCGGAGGAAACCGAATGA